DNA sequence from the Methanolobus sp. ZRKC5 genome:
CCCCACTACCTCCGAGAGTCACAACAGTTGGCTCAACAGAGTCATTGATAGTGTTTCTCAACATCTCCGGTAGTTTAATCAGATCATCACCGTGCATTACCAGAATGCCGACTTCTCGATCCTTAAGTATACTTTCTACTGTGAGTTCAAGTTCGCTATTATTAACTTCAAATATTTTTTTAACACCGGCCAGTCTGAAACCTGTTACAAACTCGCCACTTCCGACTACTGCTAATTCCATCAGATCACCAACTGTTCCTTGATAACTTCATCATCGAGGTTGGCGGCTTTGCCACGTACAATTATCCGCAAATTGTTGATCTCATTCTTTTTAGTTAACATATAGTCCATAATTGGTACAATTGAGATTGGATAAACATGTGAAAAGCTTGCTGCAGATTTAAGCCTGTGTTTTTTCAGTCGGCTCTCAACATCGATCAATGAAACCATATCCGGACTTACAACATCTGAAATAACATCCCAATATGGATTCTTTTCAAGCTCTGAGATAAAATCTGCAAAGGAAAGAGGCATTAATCTCTCAATATCCTTAAGCTTTAACTTGAGTCCACCCTCTACCATCAGACCCATCATATCAGG
Encoded proteins:
- a CDS encoding V-type ATP synthase subunit F encodes the protein MELAVVGSGEFVTGFRLAGVKKIFEVNNSELELTVESILKDREVGILVMHGDDLIKLPEMLRNTINDSVEPTVVTLGGSGESSNLREKIKQSVGVDLWK